Proteins encoded by one window of Chanos chanos chromosome 7, fChaCha1.1, whole genome shotgun sequence:
- the pea15 gene encoding astrocytic phosphoprotein PEA-15 isoform X2, whose product MSEYSSLLSDLAENITNEDLEQLKSACKEDIPEDQNNLSYIEHIFEISRRPDLLTRVIEYRTTVLKISEDDEIDTKLTRIPSAKKYKDIIRQPSEDEIIKLAPPPKKA is encoded by the exons ATGTCGGAGTACAGTTCGCTGCTAAGTGACCTTGCCGAGAACATCACGAATGAGGACCTGGAGCAGTTGAAGTCGGCCTGTAAAGAGGACATCCCTGAAGACCAGA ataACCTTTCTTACATTGAGCACATCTTCGAGATCTCACGACGGCCTGACCTTTTGACCCGGGTCATCGAGTACCGCACAACCGTGCTCAAGATTTCGGAGGATGACGAGATTGACACCAAGCTTACACGCATCCCCTCTGCCAAGAAATACAAAG ATATTATTCGCCAGCCATCTGAGGACGAGATCATCAAGCTGGCCCCGCCCCCAAAGAAAGCGTGA
- the pea15 gene encoding astrocytic phosphoprotein PEA-15 isoform X1 codes for MSEYSSLLSDLAENITNEDLEQLKSACKEDIPEDQSNTITSSKEWFNYLEKNDKLAQDNLSYIEHIFEISRRPDLLTRVIEYRTTVLKISEDDEIDTKLTRIPSAKKYKDIIRQPSEDEIIKLAPPPKKA; via the exons ATGTCGGAGTACAGTTCGCTGCTAAGTGACCTTGCCGAGAACATCACGAATGAGGACCTGGAGCAGTTGAAGTCGGCCTGTAAAGAGGACATCCCTGAAGACCAGAGCAACACCATCACTTCCTCCAAAGAGTGGTTCAACTACCTGGAGAAAAACGACAAACTGGCCCAGG ataACCTTTCTTACATTGAGCACATCTTCGAGATCTCACGACGGCCTGACCTTTTGACCCGGGTCATCGAGTACCGCACAACCGTGCTCAAGATTTCGGAGGATGACGAGATTGACACCAAGCTTACACGCATCCCCTCTGCCAAGAAATACAAAG ATATTATTCGCCAGCCATCTGAGGACGAGATCATCAAGCTGGCCCCGCCCCCAAAGAAAGCGTGA